One stretch of Aeromicrobium fastidiosum DNA includes these proteins:
- a CDS encoding DUF5979 domain-containing protein, which translates to MSSARHRTRQQHRTSIRSGVVLATLFALLLPVIPAQADPVPVPSPSPETTATATPEPSPAPTKKTDPTEKNDQKADRAPVAAAADSAQVGVVKSNNLDGKTLKPGDDFAYELTVECSSLVTDCVNETFTDVLPEGLTVTNLPPSTSTRTVTFDQTTRKLTVVFKQALQDPVGEVGLRAGGTVNFEIGMRLPADTALLDGTEIANTADVTADNATPKDDTNVVTVEVPRVVRPVATKTWTDGSAVAGLGEASTVTLGVRNASSSSAKVTDLSIVDQTATTFEHFDLTGLELKRFPAGANRAVLSVKTGGGWVDAAAVSSTGALGLPSGVSASDVTAVRVVFTDVDGGVLPYDATGGSVEMGLVLRDTTRSDDAPMRPTTKIAVNNCAEPAAEDADSGTVTGADACHSYDILPDTLVLGSSKTYFADTDKDFTRENGEYAVIGRDSRVSAKVDVSNKSPFELSSIVITEPDPTSTSSELEKLDIDTVRLRLPAGAAKAALTVTYADGTVRSEDHTTGVTLAVAKTGTRVVGVQVTYTGRDGDPTIDEGAVAGLDLSGHLNSLVTSADLPNGSSPHVVNCAGYQGSAGRTDGTGTASGTACANLTVELPRNGSTGVKTVGQTSVPEGQPIPFGLKVTNNGNLPLVDPVISDPPTGVDGRPDPTRPNPFTTLRITSAKVSATGLPPVAIELYDPTVTAWVAYDASDAALLERAQGVRAAMNGELAPTQGFTLDLVTQRRAGTADAVKILNCFTTSADGYVADDPACSPEITTGPVSDAASINKSITPGDLPAYVPGLPRQYATVELSATNTGNLSMSTLRLTDADTDFFDAVDFVDFGQVKLPAGADRVRIDALVAGSWVTGTAAANPALPSGVSAASVTGIRATFSHSSGDPRITPCAKPADCGGVLKLRVSPRQFLRSDSSTTIPRHMENSASAEFVTRLQDPSSPKTVAPVRATLNLNDGAARLAVQKTPDSTIAPGDPAPFKLKVTNTGTSNITDLVVKDVLPAGLQLDETYVGDGGEPFRIVDTQVPSGTPAVPKPVLDVERDGGRVSGLAFDFGKTADGDPWLFAPGATLTIEIQVLLEPGVGSGQVITNTMGAIGKGPNLACDGTSATDSAFGSGTYCTDTAAVTVRAGAAFQARKWVAGTVSRGWYNTRTAEAVPVGDPSCPVATDAAGVEYTAHPCIAMVDPGDRYDYLLRLVNAGTESATDMRIIDRFPAPGDRGVHVDQARGTEWDKRPTLATQPKLTGKGALTTSYTDRAGLCIADLDMGGAGSSAAQCAPGDWSTPFGPGVTAAQMRLTFATPLEPAEGVDITFSMNTPLDIEQVSDPTIAWNSYAHAETTLRGGRPHVLPRTEPIKVGVGLAYGALHLEKKIGDNPSNLPLAGLTFPFHVVCTIDPVGGTVQTVLDDTYQVSSTTPVDVTGLPAGASCSVSETDAKGGISDHPASDPLTIAIEPGMGQASVQTATITNDFADAELAVEKSVTGGASDYAAAEFDVNLFCSFGGAPLDGLSPQALTVKPAVDDGRVVTKVPAGASCYAVETDTGSATAVTYDPAGPSADRSGAVSTTSKKRSVIGVTNEFRAGGLSIAKELAGPGAPSLSDGPFTFAVACSFDGKANVFTKNVTLTGDGSSKLVTSPTMTGLPVGAVCTVTETDNGGADETPVPATVTIPDEVDGEPQVVVAGLTNVFSAGTISLSKVLAGAGADKTYAADAVFTVQVTCERDVANVRTTVFSGPVQIKGGQTLTIEGSDGKPLPLPLGTHCFGTETVTGGATTAVVDHDSFDKGVVVTTSSEVQKLALTATNRFDLGAVAVTKTVDGAGAPFVAGRTYAVEVTCVLPQGGPTPTVLFAGKKLSLTGGQTLKVDDLPIGAQCWAGESDGGGATRTTISHDSATTPATVVADRTAGIEVVNTFDTGRLKVSKKVVGPGEGRFSFTLTCTTPRGDVPLKDSVARFTLTAGQSRVFEVPLGASCIVREVDVPDDADVSYKDSTGKGDGKVVVGPSASVTVTNTFAAVLSDNASDRPDADRDDNGNGILPGTGGARLLWLVTGLGLVLAGVVVTRTARRRA; encoded by the coding sequence ATGAGTTCAGCGCGCCACCGCACGCGTCAGCAGCACCGCACGTCGATCAGGTCAGGAGTGGTTCTCGCGACGTTGTTCGCGCTGCTGCTGCCGGTCATCCCGGCCCAGGCTGATCCAGTGCCGGTGCCTTCTCCGTCACCTGAGACGACGGCCACCGCGACGCCCGAGCCGTCCCCGGCACCGACGAAGAAGACGGACCCGACGGAGAAGAATGACCAGAAGGCCGACCGCGCTCCCGTCGCCGCGGCCGCCGACTCGGCCCAGGTCGGGGTCGTCAAGAGCAACAACCTCGACGGCAAGACCCTCAAGCCGGGCGACGACTTCGCCTACGAGCTGACGGTCGAGTGCTCGAGCCTGGTCACCGACTGCGTCAACGAGACGTTCACCGACGTGCTCCCCGAGGGCCTGACGGTCACGAACCTGCCGCCGTCGACCTCGACTCGCACCGTCACGTTCGACCAGACGACCCGCAAGCTCACGGTCGTGTTCAAGCAGGCCTTGCAGGACCCGGTCGGCGAGGTCGGTCTGCGCGCCGGCGGCACCGTCAACTTCGAGATCGGCATGCGGCTGCCGGCCGACACCGCGCTGCTGGACGGCACGGAGATCGCCAACACCGCCGACGTCACGGCCGACAACGCCACGCCCAAGGACGACACCAACGTCGTCACGGTCGAGGTGCCGCGGGTCGTGCGCCCCGTCGCGACCAAGACGTGGACCGACGGCTCGGCCGTCGCCGGCCTGGGCGAGGCCAGCACCGTGACGCTCGGCGTGCGCAACGCGTCGTCGAGCTCGGCGAAGGTCACCGATCTGAGCATTGTCGACCAGACCGCGACGACGTTCGAGCACTTCGACCTGACGGGGCTCGAGCTGAAGCGCTTCCCGGCCGGTGCGAACCGCGCCGTGCTCTCGGTCAAGACCGGTGGCGGCTGGGTCGACGCGGCAGCCGTCAGCTCCACCGGCGCGCTGGGCCTGCCCTCGGGCGTCTCGGCCTCCGACGTGACGGCTGTCCGCGTCGTCTTCACCGACGTCGACGGCGGGGTGCTGCCGTACGACGCGACAGGTGGCAGCGTCGAGATGGGGCTCGTGCTCCGCGACACGACGCGGTCGGACGACGCACCGATGCGACCGACGACCAAGATCGCGGTCAACAACTGCGCCGAGCCAGCGGCCGAGGACGCCGACTCCGGGACCGTCACCGGCGCCGACGCGTGCCACAGCTACGACATCCTGCCCGACACCCTCGTGCTCGGATCGTCCAAGACGTACTTCGCCGACACCGACAAGGACTTCACGAGGGAGAACGGCGAGTACGCCGTCATCGGCCGCGACTCGCGCGTCTCGGCCAAGGTCGACGTGAGCAACAAGTCGCCGTTCGAGCTCTCCTCGATCGTCATCACCGAGCCGGACCCGACCAGCACGTCGAGCGAGCTGGAGAAGCTCGACATCGACACCGTCCGCCTGCGCCTGCCTGCGGGCGCGGCCAAGGCCGCCCTCACGGTCACGTACGCCGACGGCACCGTCAGGTCCGAGGACCACACCACCGGCGTGACGCTCGCCGTCGCGAAGACCGGCACCCGCGTCGTCGGGGTCCAGGTCACCTACACGGGACGTGACGGCGATCCGACGATCGACGAGGGCGCCGTGGCCGGTCTCGACCTGAGCGGACACCTCAACAGCCTCGTCACGTCGGCGGACCTGCCGAACGGCTCGAGCCCCCACGTCGTCAACTGCGCGGGCTACCAGGGCTCCGCGGGTCGAACCGACGGCACCGGCACGGCGTCCGGCACGGCCTGCGCCAACCTTACGGTCGAGCTGCCCCGCAACGGATCGACCGGCGTCAAGACGGTCGGCCAGACCTCGGTGCCCGAGGGCCAGCCGATCCCCTTCGGACTGAAGGTCACCAACAACGGCAACCTGCCGCTCGTCGACCCCGTCATCTCCGATCCGCCGACGGGCGTCGACGGCCGGCCCGACCCGACGCGTCCCAACCCGTTCACGACGTTGCGAATCACCAGCGCGAAGGTCTCGGCGACGGGTCTGCCGCCTGTCGCGATCGAGCTGTACGACCCGACCGTGACCGCCTGGGTCGCCTACGACGCGTCCGATGCCGCTCTGCTCGAGCGCGCGCAGGGCGTCCGTGCCGCCATGAACGGCGAGCTCGCGCCGACACAGGGGTTCACCCTCGACCTCGTGACGCAGCGTCGCGCGGGGACGGCGGACGCCGTGAAGATCCTCAACTGCTTCACGACCAGCGCGGACGGCTACGTGGCCGACGACCCGGCCTGCTCGCCCGAGATCACGACCGGCCCCGTCTCCGACGCCGCGTCGATCAACAAGTCGATCACCCCGGGCGACCTGCCGGCGTACGTCCCGGGCCTGCCGCGGCAGTACGCGACGGTCGAGCTCTCGGCGACCAACACGGGCAACCTGAGCATGTCGACCCTGCGGCTGACCGATGCCGACACGGACTTCTTCGACGCCGTGGATTTCGTGGACTTCGGCCAGGTCAAGCTGCCTGCGGGTGCTGACCGGGTGCGCATCGACGCGCTCGTCGCCGGCTCGTGGGTCACCGGCACCGCGGCTGCCAACCCGGCGCTCCCGTCCGGCGTGTCGGCCGCGAGCGTCACGGGCATCCGGGCGACGTTCAGCCACTCCAGCGGTGATCCTCGCATCACGCCGTGCGCCAAGCCCGCCGACTGCGGCGGCGTCCTGAAGCTGCGGGTCAGCCCCCGGCAGTTCCTGCGCAGCGACTCGTCGACGACGATCCCGAGGCACATGGAGAACTCGGCCTCGGCGGAGTTCGTCACGCGACTGCAGGACCCGTCGTCGCCGAAGACCGTCGCGCCGGTGCGCGCGACGCTGAACCTCAACGACGGTGCCGCGCGCCTCGCGGTGCAGAAGACCCCCGACTCGACGATCGCCCCGGGCGACCCGGCACCGTTCAAGCTCAAGGTCACCAACACCGGCACGTCCAACATCACCGATCTGGTGGTCAAGGACGTCCTGCCCGCGGGTCTGCAGCTCGACGAGACGTACGTCGGCGACGGCGGCGAGCCGTTCAGGATCGTCGACACGCAGGTGCCGTCCGGGACTCCCGCCGTCCCCAAGCCCGTGCTGGACGTCGAGCGCGACGGCGGTCGCGTCAGCGGCCTCGCCTTCGACTTCGGCAAGACCGCCGACGGCGACCCGTGGCTGTTCGCTCCCGGAGCGACGCTGACCATCGAGATCCAGGTGCTCCTGGAGCCCGGTGTCGGCTCGGGGCAGGTCATCACCAACACCATGGGAGCGATCGGCAAGGGGCCCAACCTGGCGTGTGACGGCACCTCAGCGACCGACTCGGCGTTCGGCTCGGGCACCTACTGCACCGACACGGCCGCCGTGACGGTGCGCGCAGGTGCCGCCTTCCAGGCCCGCAAGTGGGTCGCCGGCACCGTCAGCCGCGGCTGGTACAACACCCGCACGGCCGAGGCCGTGCCGGTGGGCGACCCCTCGTGCCCCGTGGCGACCGACGCCGCCGGGGTCGAGTACACCGCGCATCCCTGCATCGCGATGGTCGATCCGGGCGACCGGTACGACTACCTGCTGCGGCTCGTCAACGCCGGCACGGAGTCCGCGACCGACATGCGCATCATCGACCGGTTCCCCGCTCCGGGCGACCGCGGCGTGCACGTCGACCAGGCGCGTGGCACCGAGTGGGACAAGCGTCCGACGCTCGCGACGCAGCCGAAGCTGACGGGCAAGGGTGCCTTGACGACCAGCTACACCGACCGGGCCGGTCTGTGCATCGCCGACCTCGACATGGGCGGTGCAGGATCGTCGGCCGCCCAGTGCGCGCCGGGCGACTGGTCGACGCCGTTCGGTCCGGGCGTCACGGCGGCGCAGATGCGCCTCACCTTCGCCACGCCGCTCGAGCCCGCCGAGGGCGTCGACATCACGTTCTCGATGAACACGCCGCTGGACATCGAGCAGGTGTCGGACCCGACGATCGCGTGGAACTCCTACGCGCACGCCGAGACGACGCTGCGTGGTGGACGTCCCCACGTCCTGCCGCGCACCGAGCCGATCAAGGTCGGTGTCGGCCTCGCCTACGGTGCCCTGCACCTGGAGAAGAAGATCGGCGACAACCCGTCGAACCTGCCGCTGGCCGGCCTGACCTTCCCGTTCCACGTGGTCTGCACGATCGACCCCGTCGGCGGCACGGTGCAGACCGTGCTCGACGACACGTATCAGGTCTCGTCGACGACACCCGTCGACGTGACGGGCCTGCCGGCAGGAGCGTCGTGCTCGGTGTCGGAGACCGATGCGAAGGGCGGCATCTCCGACCACCCGGCATCCGATCCGCTGACGATCGCCATCGAGCCGGGCATGGGCCAGGCCTCGGTGCAGACCGCGACGATCACCAACGACTTCGCCGACGCCGAGCTGGCCGTCGAGAAGTCGGTGACCGGCGGAGCGTCCGACTACGCCGCCGCGGAGTTCGACGTGAACCTGTTCTGCTCCTTCGGCGGTGCGCCGCTCGACGGCTTGTCGCCCCAGGCCCTCACGGTGAAGCCGGCGGTCGACGACGGCCGGGTCGTCACGAAGGTCCCGGCCGGCGCGAGCTGCTACGCGGTCGAGACCGACACCGGCAGCGCGACCGCGGTGACGTACGACCCCGCGGGTCCGTCCGCCGATCGTTCGGGCGCGGTGTCGACGACGAGCAAGAAGCGGTCCGTCATCGGTGTCACCAACGAGTTCCGGGCCGGCGGCCTGTCCATCGCCAAGGAGCTCGCTGGCCCCGGTGCGCCGTCGCTGTCGGACGGGCCGTTCACCTTCGCGGTGGCGTGCTCGTTCGACGGCAAGGCCAACGTGTTCACCAAGAACGTGACCCTGACCGGTGACGGAAGCAGCAAACTGGTGACGTCGCCCACGATGACGGGTCTGCCGGTCGGTGCCGTGTGCACCGTCACGGAGACCGACAACGGTGGAGCGGACGAGACCCCGGTCCCCGCGACCGTCACGATCCCCGACGAGGTCGACGGCGAGCCGCAGGTCGTCGTGGCCGGGCTCACCAACGTGTTCTCCGCCGGCACGATCAGCCTGAGCAAGGTGCTGGCCGGTGCGGGTGCCGACAAGACGTACGCGGCCGACGCCGTCTTCACGGTGCAGGTCACGTGCGAGCGCGACGTCGCGAACGTCCGGACGACGGTCTTCTCGGGCCCCGTCCAGATCAAGGGCGGTCAGACGCTGACGATCGAGGGCAGTGACGGCAAGCCCCTGCCGCTCCCGCTGGGCACGCACTGCTTCGGCACCGAGACCGTCACCGGCGGAGCGACCACCGCGGTCGTCGACCACGACTCCTTCGACAAGGGCGTCGTCGTCACGACGTCGAGCGAGGTGCAGAAGCTGGCCCTCACCGCCACCAACAGGTTCGACCTGGGTGCCGTCGCGGTGACCAAGACCGTCGACGGCGCGGGTGCACCGTTCGTCGCCGGCCGGACCTACGCGGTCGAGGTCACGTGCGTCCTGCCGCAGGGCGGTCCGACCCCGACGGTGCTGTTCGCCGGCAAGAAGCTGTCGCTGACCGGCGGTCAGACCCTCAAGGTCGATGATCTGCCGATCGGTGCGCAGTGCTGGGCGGGGGAGAGTGACGGCGGCGGGGCGACCCGCACGACGATCTCGCACGACAGCGCCACCACGCCGGCCACGGTCGTGGCCGACCGGACGGCGGGCATCGAGGTCGTGAACACGTTCGACACCGGCCGGCTGAAGGTCAGCAAGAAGGTCGTCGGACCCGGCGAGGGTCGGTTCAGCTTCACGCTGACCTGCACGACGCCGCGCGGCGACGTGCCCTTGAAGGACTCGGTCGCCCGGTTCACCCTCACGGCAGGCCAGAGCCGGGTCTTCGAGGTGCCGCTGGGTGCCTCGTGCATCGTCAGGGAGGTCGACGTGCCGGACGACGCCGACGTCTCGTACAAGGACTCGACCGGCAAGGGTGATGGCAAGGTCGTCGTCGGGCCGAGCGCCTCGGTGACGGTGACCAACACCTTCGCCGCGGTGCTGAGCGACAACGCCTCCGACCGTCCGGACGCCGATCGCGACGACAACGGCAACGGCATCCTTCCGGGCACAGGAGGCGCGCGGCTCCTGTGGCTGGTCACCGGCCTGGGGCTGGTGCTGGCCGGGGTCGTCGTGACCCGGACCGCACGCCGCCGGGCCTAG
- a CDS encoding LuxR C-terminal-related transcriptional regulator, translated as MGLPRIDEKAIRRPRLLARLDELPALTLVRGPIGSGKTTLAAQWASEARAAGHEVLWLDGTVDTPATVVEALAEVAGAVVPVGSSTEEALAGLTPRLRRLSSPLVLVIDAFDPLADELGEPLMSLLRRCRSIHAVMCVRGRHDFVWHAVAGAGYRLIAMDELAFTADELVTMASAQGIRADDQTVEEILQGTAGLAAFIRVGMQARRDETVGSWWSWGNVRDFIRDQVTAMVGADAVAAVSAVTQLGGIDIDVLRASLGPEHRQLVDAVQGLGVVERRRESDRLHLSVPPVVVEALRGTHHVDGDRYLASLQDSVIGELERLGRVMDAVDLARRAGRHEALVGLVKRHWWDIAAEDVAILAEALTEIPNELLEPRSALMRHLAELIPDRVADQQLEPIDTIPVDDDELRARAADPDATVLLDGIMIALMAARFRGERAAAREEVRRGMLMVAAMAHETQHDLPASIRRFFVQAGLMHLLDLDLTAAELAFRRGYGPDRHESPDVLRREAANKLALVSALRGDHTTTRAWLHRSDAIDPPTGWLTPNIEAPRRVAEAIMALDRLDRAEAERHMAELSATISTDELWFLELTVRAAAALLWDGGHVVLHEIQLARAERGHLMTEGTLAQAQLNAWEATLHMALGHGTRAETLLAEHGGAFRTRTVRARLLHLSGRSREALGLLASITQTPHDFTRVRAEALLLTAQVHHELGDAEVARTYLAGAAVHAELVSTFASVSRSVLDEHVEAVPALRAVLDEIDSREPVAGYPEALEVVVLTERERQLLELLPTPQSRDSIARSLFVSTNTIKTQLQALYRKLGVKTRDDVVARAYELGLLR; from the coding sequence ATGGGACTCCCACGCATCGATGAGAAGGCGATTCGTCGTCCGCGACTCCTGGCCCGGCTCGACGAGCTGCCGGCGCTGACCCTCGTGCGGGGTCCGATCGGCTCCGGCAAGACGACGCTCGCCGCTCAGTGGGCGTCAGAGGCTCGAGCCGCCGGGCACGAGGTGTTGTGGCTCGACGGCACGGTCGACACCCCCGCCACGGTGGTCGAGGCGCTGGCCGAGGTGGCAGGTGCCGTCGTGCCGGTCGGTTCGTCGACCGAGGAGGCGCTGGCCGGTCTCACGCCCCGGCTGCGGCGGCTCTCCAGTCCCCTCGTGTTGGTCATCGACGCCTTCGACCCGCTGGCCGATGAGCTCGGCGAACCGCTCATGTCGCTGCTGCGCCGCTGCCGGTCGATCCACGCCGTCATGTGCGTCCGGGGACGTCACGACTTCGTCTGGCATGCCGTCGCCGGCGCGGGCTACCGGCTGATCGCGATGGACGAGCTGGCGTTCACCGCCGACGAGCTCGTGACGATGGCGTCGGCCCAGGGGATCCGCGCCGACGACCAGACCGTCGAGGAGATCCTGCAGGGCACCGCCGGGCTCGCCGCGTTCATCCGCGTCGGCATGCAGGCACGCCGCGACGAGACGGTCGGCAGCTGGTGGTCATGGGGCAATGTCCGCGACTTCATCCGCGACCAGGTGACGGCCATGGTCGGTGCCGATGCCGTGGCGGCGGTGAGTGCCGTGACGCAGCTCGGAGGCATCGACATCGACGTGCTCCGGGCCAGTCTCGGCCCCGAGCACCGGCAGCTGGTGGACGCGGTGCAGGGGCTCGGCGTGGTCGAGCGTCGCAGGGAGTCCGACAGGCTGCACCTCTCGGTGCCCCCCGTCGTCGTCGAGGCACTGCGTGGGACGCACCACGTGGACGGCGACCGCTACCTGGCGTCCCTGCAGGACAGCGTGATCGGCGAGCTCGAGCGCCTCGGTCGCGTGATGGACGCCGTCGACCTCGCCCGGCGGGCGGGCCGGCACGAGGCCCTCGTGGGTCTGGTCAAGCGGCACTGGTGGGACATCGCGGCCGAGGACGTCGCGATCTTGGCCGAGGCGCTGACGGAGATCCCGAACGAGCTGCTCGAGCCACGTTCGGCGCTCATGCGGCATCTGGCCGAGCTCATCCCCGACCGGGTGGCCGACCAGCAGCTCGAGCCCATCGACACGATCCCGGTCGACGACGACGAGCTGCGGGCGCGTGCCGCCGATCCCGATGCCACGGTGCTGCTCGACGGCATCATGATCGCGTTGATGGCCGCCCGGTTCCGCGGTGAGCGTGCCGCGGCGCGCGAGGAGGTCCGGCGCGGGATGCTCATGGTCGCGGCGATGGCGCACGAGACCCAGCACGACCTCCCCGCCAGCATCCGACGGTTCTTCGTCCAGGCCGGTCTGATGCACCTGCTCGATCTCGATCTGACCGCTGCCGAGCTCGCCTTCCGTCGCGGCTACGGTCCCGACCGGCACGAGTCGCCCGACGTCCTGCGGCGCGAGGCCGCCAACAAGCTGGCGCTGGTGAGTGCCCTGCGGGGAGACCACACCACGACGCGAGCCTGGCTGCACCGGTCCGACGCGATCGACCCGCCCACGGGGTGGCTGACCCCCAACATCGAGGCACCCCGTCGGGTGGCCGAGGCGATCATGGCGCTCGACCGTCTCGACCGGGCCGAGGCCGAACGTCACATGGCTGAGCTGTCGGCCACGATCTCGACCGACGAGCTGTGGTTCCTCGAGCTCACGGTGCGTGCGGCGGCAGCGCTGCTGTGGGACGGGGGCCACGTCGTGCTGCACGAGATCCAGCTGGCCCGGGCTGAACGAGGCCACCTGATGACAGAGGGGACGCTCGCGCAGGCCCAGCTCAACGCGTGGGAGGCCACCCTGCACATGGCGCTCGGTCACGGCACCCGGGCGGAGACGCTGCTGGCCGAGCACGGTGGCGCCTTCCGCACCAGGACCGTCCGCGCCCGGCTGCTGCACCTGTCGGGACGTTCGCGCGAGGCGCTGGGACTGCTGGCCTCGATCACCCAGACCCCGCACGACTTCACCCGCGTGCGGGCCGAGGCGCTGCTCCTCACCGCGCAGGTCCACCACGAGCTGGGCGACGCCGAGGTCGCGCGCACCTATCTGGCGGGCGCGGCGGTGCACGCTGAGCTCGTCTCGACCTTCGCGTCGGTGTCGCGGTCGGTGCTCGACGAGCACGTCGAGGCGGTACCTGCCCTGCGAGCCGTCCTCGACGAGATCGACAGCCGGGAGCCGGTCGCCGGCTACCCGGAAGCCCTCGAGGTCGTCGTGCTCACCGAGAGGGAGCGTCAGCTGCTCGAGCTGCTGCCCACCCCGCAGTCGCGTGACTCCATCGCCCGGAGCCTGTTCGTCTCGACCAACACGATCAAGACCCAGCTGCAGGCCCTGTACCGCAAGCTCGGCGTCAAGACCCGGGACGACGTCGTCGCCCGCGCGTACGAGCTCGGCCTGCTGCGCTGA
- a CDS encoding DUF4184 family protein, whose amino-acid sequence MPLTLSHPAAVLPLRRLGLPASVMVIASMVPDVPLFLGSSAGYSATHAWTGVVTIDLLLTVGVVAVWFVVVRDALVDLAPDAVRLRLPPRARLDRRQLLLLPVAACLGSATHVVWDAFTHPGRWGVRQVGWLQADHAGLAGHQWAQYASGVIGLAIVAGAVLAHLRSAGPPDVDRPARRLPAATLPAVVGLAAAAGVFSALRTAPAALDLLAFNGVVDSLIVLTLGLVVVSLVWNARRP is encoded by the coding sequence GTGCCGCTGACCCTGAGCCATCCCGCCGCGGTGCTGCCGCTGCGCCGACTCGGGCTGCCGGCCTCGGTCATGGTCATCGCCTCGATGGTGCCCGACGTGCCGCTGTTCCTCGGGTCGAGCGCCGGCTACTCCGCGACCCATGCGTGGACGGGGGTCGTCACGATCGACCTGCTCCTGACGGTCGGCGTCGTCGCCGTCTGGTTCGTCGTCGTGCGCGACGCGCTCGTCGACCTGGCTCCCGACGCCGTGCGGCTCCGCCTGCCGCCCCGTGCCCGGCTCGACCGCCGGCAGCTCCTCCTCCTGCCCGTGGCGGCATGCCTCGGCTCGGCCACGCACGTCGTGTGGGACGCGTTCACCCATCCGGGACGGTGGGGCGTCCGCCAGGTGGGGTGGCTGCAGGCCGATCACGCCGGGCTGGCCGGCCATCAGTGGGCGCAGTACGCCTCGGGTGTCATCGGGCTCGCGATCGTCGCGGGTGCCGTGCTCGCGCACCTGCGGTCGGCCGGGCCGCCCGACGTCGACCGGCCCGCTCGCCGTCTCCCGGCAGCGACGCTGCCGGCCGTCGTGGGTCTTGCCGCCGCGGCGGGAGTCTTCTCCGCCCTGCGCACTGCACCGGCCGCGCTGGACCTCCTGGCGTTCAACGGCGTCGTCGACTCCTTGATCGTCCTCACCCTCGGCCTGGTCGTGGTCAGCCTGGTGTGGAATGCCCGCCGGCCGTAG
- a CDS encoding SDR family oxidoreductase translates to MTIIALTGSTGAVGGTAAHLLADAGVPVRLLVRDAARAPHLSGADVRQASYGDAGCVAALEGVDTVFMVSGHEAADRLDQHRSFVDAAAQAGVRQIVYLSFVGASTTSGFTLGRDHGATEEHIRASGLDWTFVRDNFYAEILPMFADDQGVIRGPAGTGRVAAVSQRDVGAVVAHVLQDPRDHVGRTYDLTGPEALTFDDVAAITSRITGRPFRFVDETLEEARASRAHFGAPDWQVDAWVSTYTAIRDGELEHVSGDVERLLGRPATSFDEAIAEAGL, encoded by the coding sequence ATGACGATCATCGCCCTCACCGGCTCGACCGGAGCCGTCGGCGGCACCGCTGCCCACCTGCTCGCCGACGCCGGAGTCCCCGTGCGGCTGCTGGTGCGTGACGCCGCCAGGGCACCACACCTGTCGGGGGCCGACGTGCGGCAGGCCTCCTACGGCGACGCCGGATGCGTCGCAGCACTCGAGGGCGTCGACACGGTCTTCATGGTGTCGGGGCACGAGGCGGCCGACCGGCTCGACCAGCACCGCTCCTTCGTCGACGCGGCGGCGCAGGCCGGCGTGCGGCAGATCGTCTACCTGTCGTTCGTCGGAGCCTCCACGACATCCGGCTTCACGCTCGGCCGCGACCACGGAGCGACCGAGGAGCACATCCGCGCGTCCGGGCTCGACTGGACGTTCGTGCGCGACAACTTCTACGCCGAGATCCTGCCGATGTTCGCCGACGACCAGGGCGTGATCCGCGGACCCGCCGGCACCGGACGCGTCGCAGCCGTGTCGCAGCGCGACGTCGGAGCGGTCGTCGCCCACGTGCTGCAGGACCCCCGCGACCACGTCGGTCGCACGTACGACCTGACCGGCCCCGAGGCCCTGACCTTCGACGACGTCGCCGCGATCACGAGCCGCATCACGGGACGTCCGTTCCGCTTCGTCGACGAGACCCTCGAGGAGGCGCGTGCCAGCCGCGCCCACTTCGGCGCACCCGACTGGCAGGTCGATGCCTGGGTCAGCACCTACACCGCGATCCGCGACGGCGAGCTCGAGCACGTCAGCGGCGACGTCGAGCGTCTGCTCGGACGGCCGGCCACGTCCTTCGACGAGGCGATCGCCGAGGCCGGGCTCTAG
- a CDS encoding YbaY family lipoprotein, with translation MSSQLLTVTGTVYVRERISLPPGAIATIKLVDGEGEVLAGTAIESVALPTEFALSADPALAPDPDTLFIWAALRSETGVWGTPELVPVASEANAVLLTKIED, from the coding sequence ATGTCTTCCCAGCTCCTGACCGTCACCGGCACCGTCTACGTCCGCGAGCGCATCTCGCTCCCGCCGGGCGCGATCGCCACGATCAAGCTCGTCGACGGCGAGGGCGAGGTGCTGGCCGGCACGGCGATCGAGTCCGTCGCGCTGCCGACCGAGTTCGCGCTGTCGGCCGATCCGGCCCTCGCACCCGATCCCGACACGCTGTTCATCTGGGCCGCACTGCGCAGCGAGACCGGGGTGTGGGGCACGCCCGAGCTCGTCCCCGTCGCCTCCGAGGCCAACGCCGTGCTGCTGACCAAGATCGAGGACTGA